AAATAGCAACGATCACATATGATAGCCTTACCAATCAGGCAAAAGGAGGATTGAAGACTTATCAATTCGGAAATCAGCCTATTCCATGGGGAGATCCGGAAGATGTATTTGATGAAGGCTCTAATATCGTTTTCATATTTGGTGAAGATGGTGAGGTTGATATTGTACATGTAAGTGATTTTATTTTTAGCAACGATTTTACTTACACAGCTTGGCAGTTCTCTCGTGCCGCTGGGAATTTCTTTCAGGAAATGGGGCTTTCTGATGAAGAAATATATTATTATACTCATGCAGAACCTCTGGTTCCTAATTTTTAAATAAAGAATGAAAATGTTCCTGACTAGAAAATGAACTTAAAAGATTTTACAATGATCAATCATCAAATAAGTTTTAATAATCCATATTATGCTAATTTGGAAAACTTATTGAATAACGATCTTCAAAATGTATTAGACGTAAACGCGTTTTTAACTGAATTAGTCTACCTAAATGAACATTGGGAGGACATGGAGCTTAGAGAAGCATTTATAGAAAAAGAAGGGGGTTGCTGGGATTGGCAAGATCTCTTGGATTTTAATGCAACAGGAAACTGGTTTACATTTTTCAAATTTGAAGATCTCGGAGGGTATATTAATGTAGATACCAAAACTTTTTATTTGGAAAATTGTCTACTTTCAAATGAAGCTGTGATTGAAATGCCATTAGATGAGTTTATAGATGTTTTACAGCAATGGAAGAACATTATAAGCGGATAATTATCCAATAATTTCACTCTTACTATAATTAATTCTACATTTTATCTATACAAAACTTTATTTGTAAGATCACAATGTCTGAACTTAATTTCATTGATTCTTTTTGGGTAAAAAACGAATGTATCTATGGGATTTAGAAAAACAAAAAAACCTCTGAATGATCAGAGGCTTTAAAGTGGTTTCTCCAGGAATCGAACCAGGGACACATGGATTTTCAATCCATTGCTCTACCAACTGAGCTAAGAAACCATATATTTAGTATTGACTTACTTCGTTGTTTTAAAGTGATGCAAAAGTATACTATTTTGTGATATCACGCAAGTTTTTACGGGTGTTTTTTTTAAAATATATTGAAGTTTTTTTATTTTTAATCTTAATTGATTGCTCTTCAATAAGTTGTTTTTTTATTAAATATTAAATTTATCGTCTGGATGAAAGCTTTTAGAGCGCGATCAAATCTTTCTGAACTTTAAAAACAAAAAAACCTCTGAATAATCAGAGGCTTTCAAGTGGTTTCTCCAGGAATCGAACCAGGGACACATGGATTTTCAATCCATTGCTCTACCAACTGAGCTAAGAAACCATTATATTGTTGTTTAACTTACTTCGTTGTTTTAAAGTGGTGCAAAAGTAATATATTTTTTTAATTCTGGCAACGTTTTTTTACATTTTTTCTTTTGTAGTCTGGTTTTAGAGCTTTTTTTAATCTTGTATCAGATAATTTTGAGATTAAATGCTTAGGATATAGAATAAATACAGCTATATTTATTGATAATTATAGAATTCAATGACAAAGACGCTTAAATGGATGTTGATTATTATAAGCATTGGAGTGGTGCTGTATTTTGGAATGAGTTTTTTGGTAGTCGCGGGTTTGAGCTACTTTTCTTCAGCTAAAAAGATTGATAGTTTACCAAAAGAAAAGATTCTGTTTGCCGCATTAAAAAAAGAATATCATTTGACTCAAATAGAAAGATCTCCTGAAACAAAAGAGGCACTTTTACATCCTAAAGATACCTTGAAATATACTCTTTACCTTTCCATCATAGATTGTGATCAGAAAAAGGAAAACTTAGAACGAATTTCCAAAGATGTGGCTTTCAAGATTAATAAGCTCGATTTAGATCAGCATTTCAACAAATATGAATTGTATTTTTATTGTAAACAGCTTCCTCCGGGAATCCTAAAGTATGAGTTTTTAAGAAAAAATCTTAAATAATTCAGCTCAAAGAAATATCAGAAGTGTTTTTAAAATCCTAATGAGCGAGCCGTACAATATAGCTTCTTTAAACAGAGAATTTGGTTTTCATTATTAAAGCACTGTTTGGGTTGTTTATTAGGGCTTTTTTCGACTGAGCTGTAAGTTTAGTCATTAAAAAGAAAAACTGAGTTTATTTCAAAGATTTGATGCGTTTACAAGCAAGAGGGCTAATGAAGGAGAAGAAGTAGGTTTCAATTTGTATATAAAGTAGGCAGATGAATATTGTTTATGACAAATAAACTTGTGGCTTCATAAGAATACAAAAAAACCTCTGAATAATCAGAGGTCTTCAAGTGGTTTCTCCAGGAATCGAACCAGGGACACATGGATTTTCAATCCATTGCTCTACCAACTGAGCTAAGAAACCATTATATTTTTGTTTGACTTACTTTGTTGTTTTAAAGTGATGCAAAAGTAGTAAGTTTTAGTATACAAAGCAAGTATTCATCGTGCTTTTTTTAATTAAAACTAAAAACCTATTGATTATCAGTCGGATTATTTTCCTGCTCCTTTCTGATTTGTTCACTCATTTCTTCTAGTACAGGTTTTATCGTACTTTCAGGAAGGTCACTGATTCTAATATACATTAATCCGTCAATAGCATCATTGAAGTTAGGATCAACATTGAATGCTATTACTTTGGCATTTTGTTTAATGTATTTTTTGATCAGAACAGGTAATCTCAACTCAGGTTCAAGATCGTCAATAATCTTATCCAATTTGTTAAGGTCTGATTCCATTTCGTCAAAGAAAAGGCTTTTGTCTCTGTCTCTAAGTTTTACTTTATATTCGTTTCTCGGAGTGATATATTGAGCCACTGCAGAATCAAAATAATTAGAACGCATAAACTCGATCATCAGAGATTTGGAGAACTCAGAGAACTTATTGGAAATACTTACTCCTCCCATCAGGAATTTATGATCAGGATTTCTCAGACAAACATGCACAATACCTCTCCATAAAAGGAAAAGTGGAAGTGGTTTTTGCTGATATTCCTGACAGATGTAAGCACGCCCCATTTCAATGACTTTCTTAAAGAATGGATGAATGTCCTGCTCAAATTCAAATAAAGAGCTTGTATAGAAACCTTTGATACCGTATTTCTTCATTACTTCTCTTCCCAGTGCCATTCTGTAGGCTCCGGCCAGCTTTTTCTCACCATTATCCCAAAGGAAAAGGTGGTGGTAATGCTTATCATACTCGTCAAGGTCAAACGGAAGATTACTTCCTTCTCCTACCGCACGGAATGTTAATTCCCTCTGACGGCCAATTTCCCTCATAATAGAAGGAATCTCTTCGTAAGTGGTGAAATAGATCTCGTAGTTTCCGTTGCTGAACAACATTTTTCTGTTCCTCTCAGCTTATCAACATCTTTGACAATATCCTCAATTGGAGTTTCATCAATAATATTCTGAACGATATTTTCCTCTTTCAATAAAGGGAATTTTACAGAAAGATTCTGAAGATTAATACTTTGAGCTAAAGATTTTCTTTTTTCGTAGTAAGATTTCATCATATAAACCTTACGTTTTAAAAATTCTCCCAGTTCTTCAATGGTTTCCATTTCATCCATTGCTTTTACAGAAATTGGTTTTCCAATCCTGATTCTGATAGGCTTTTCTCTATCATTCATCATTTCTGCTGGAAGCATAAGCGTTTGTAAACTTGGATGAAGTTTAGCTACCTGATAAAAAAGTCTGCTGTTCTTTGCATGGAAATACATAGGAACAACGGGCACTTTAGCCATTCTGATAAGCTTAAGTGCCGTTTTTTCCCATTCTTTATCTAAAATTTCTCCATAAGGATTGTTCTTGTTAGAAACTTCTCCCGCAGGAAAAATACCTACGCAGCCTCCCTCTTGTAAATGCTTGAGTGTTTCACGCATTCCTGAAGAGCTGCTGTAAGCTTCTTTTCTGTTTTCAAAAGGGTTTACTGCGATTACATACGGTTCCATAGGTTTGATCTTTTCCAAAAGGAAATTTCCCATAACCTTAAAATCCGGACGAACCTCCGATAAGATCTTGCACATCAGAATTCCGTCAATAGCACCCAGCGGGTGATTGGAAACCAGAACAAATGGCCCTGTCTTCGGAATTTTAGCCAGATCTTCTTCAAAAGCTACATAGCTTAGGTTTCTTTCTCTTACAAATGAGTCGAAAAAGTCTTTGCCTTCCTTATCTTTTAATTTGTCGTATAATTTATTTACTTCGTTTATTTTAGCAATGCTCATCACAGCAGATGCTACTGGATTCTTTAGGAACCCAATTTTACTTAAGCCGGAAGCTTTGATCAGATCGTTTTTCGAAATTAAACTCATGTGTGTTTAGTCGCAATTAATATTATTGTGTTACCATTTGAAGAGTATTCTTGGAAATTTGTTCCAATAAGACATTTTTTTCATGGTAAAATCTATCAATGTGATCCATCTTCGCATTTCTTACTGTGAATAAAGATACATTTTTAATTGCTTCGGTTTTAAAAATTTTTTGAAGCTCTTCATTAAGTTCTTCAAGATGATTAAATTTATCCTCCAGACATAATGCCAATGAAATGGCAGAATTTTGCATCAGGGAAACCTTGATCTTATATTTAGATAAATATCCGAATATCAAGCTCATATGATCTTCTGCTATGAAAGAGAAGTCTCTTGTAGAGATTTTTAAAAGCTCCTGATTCTCTTTAAGAATATAAGATTCCTCCTGCTGATTCTTGTCTGAAGCACCTATTTTAGTTCCTTCCTTAGTAGGATCTATAAAGGATTTTACATAGAAGGGAATGTTTTTTTGTTGCAACGGCTGCAGCGTTTTTGGGTGAATTACGCTTGCTCCGTAATAAGCCATTTCAATAGCTTCTTCATAAGAGATATTGGAAAGCAGAGAGACATCATTGAATTTTCTTGGATCTCCTGTCATTACACCAGGAACATCCTTCCAGATCGTCATCGCTTCCGCATCCAAACAGTAAGCGAAAATAGCTCCTGAGTAGTCAGAACCTTCTCTTCCTAATGTTACTGTAAAGTTGTTTTCATCTGAACCAATGAAACCTTGCGTTACATAGCAGATTTCAGGATTTAAATGAGAAATAAATTCCTCAGTTTTTGCCCAGTCTACAACTCCTTCTCTATAAGAATTATCAGTTTTCACATAATCTCTCGCATCCAGCCATTGATTGGTAAATTGGATCTCATTCAGGTACTCACTCACGATTTTGGTAGAAATCATTTCCCCACAGCTTACCACCTGATCATACACAAAGTTGTAATTAGGAGATTTATTTCTTCTTAAAAAAGAATCAATATCGTCAAAAAAGAGATTGATTTCAGCAAAAACCGCATGATTTTCAGGAAAAAGACCCTCCGCAATCTCAATGTGTTTTCGTTTTATCTTTTCAATCTCAGTTTGATAGTTATCCTTCTTGAAATAAAGTTCTACAACTTTTTCCAATTCATTAGTTGTCTTGCCCATTGCTGAAATGACCAGCAAACATTTGGCAAATCCCTGGCTTTCTAGAACCATGGACACATTTTTCACACTGTCGGCGTCTTTCACAGACGCGCCACCAAACTTGAAAATTTTCATTAAATTGTTAAAAATAAATTTGTTAGATAAAAATTACATGAGTTTTTTACGGACGTCAAAATTATAAATTTACAACGAGATATGAAATAGGCTGTCCACGTGATGGAATTAAGATTTCATTAAAATCATCCTGAATGTAATATTAGATAGCGGTTGAATGCAGGAACAGAGGTATTTAGGACAGAGTAGGAATCTTATTTATTCCATACTTTTATTTAATATTTATTTTCTGAACGCTGGATCTGAAAATTTTAAGATCTCAATGAGAAACTCGATAGAAATGGGCTTTAGCCCATTTAAATAAAAAATAAATATTCAATTGGCTTTAGCCAAAACCTAAAAACAAGGTCAAAAGCAAGCACAATATAATAGGTAAATATTTCAATTTTCCATTTGAATCTTTCCTTGCTTTATATTAAAATAAATAATCTGAATTTTTCATTGGTTTGGGATAACGAAATGGAGGCGGAGTCCTAAGCAGATATTCTATATTATGTTTTATTACGCTTGTATTATGTTGATATATAGCAAGTAAGCTCTTTTGTAATTAAATTTTCTTAATGCAATAAATTTTCCGAAATTTGGGGGAAAAGTAAAAAGAAAAAATATGTCAAATCAACCATTACAGACTTTAGGAGAATTTCTTATCGATAAGCAGGACGATTTTCAGTATTCAACAGGTGAATTTTCTCGTCTTCTAAGTGCAATAAGATTGGCTTCGAAAGTGGTTAACAGAGAAGTAAATAAAGCCGGAATTGTAGATATTACAGGAGCTGCAGGAAACCAGAATATTCAAGGTGAAGAACAGCAGAAATTGGATGTCATAGCTAATGAAATTTTTATTACGGCTTTGTCTCAAAGAGAGGTTGTTTGTGGTATTGCTTCTGAGGAGAATGATGATTTCATCGATATTAAATGTGGTGAAAACGGACATTTAAGCAAATATGTAGTATTGATCGATCCATTGGATGGGTCTTCAAATATTGATGTGAATGTTTCCGTTGGAACTATTTTCTCTATTTACAGAAGGGTTACTGAACCTGGAACTCCAGTACAACTTGAAGACTTCTTACAGAAAGGAGTTAATCAGATTGCAGCAGGATATGTAATTTATGGTTCTTCTACAATGATCGTTTATACAACAGGAAACGGAGTAAATGGATTTACATTGGATCCTTCTTTAGGAACGTATTACCTTTCTCATCCGAATATGACTTTCCCTAAAACAGGTAAGATCTATTCTATTAATGAAGGAAACTATATTAAATTCCCTCAGGGGGTAAAAAATTACCTTAAATATTGCCAGATGGAAGAAGGAGATCGTCCTTATACTTCCAGATATATTGGTTCTTTGGTAGCAGATTTTCACAGAAATATGCTAAAAGGTGGGATTTATATTTACCCGTCTTATTCCCAGGCACCTAATGGTAAATTAAGATTGTTGTATGAATGTAATCCAATGGCTTTCCTGGCAGAACAGGCAGGTGGAAAAGCTACAGACGGTTTCAGAAGAATTTTGGAGGTAGAACCTACAGAACTTCACCAGAGAATTCCGTTTTTCTGCGGAAGTATCGATATGGTAGAGAAAGCCGAAGAATTTATGCGTATTGACAGCGTAAAATAAATGGAAGCATCATATTTTAAATATTTATTAAAATTCAAACGCCCGAGTGGAACATCTCGTGGCGTTTTGCTTGATAAGGAGACCTTTATTCTTGAAATTTCAGAGAATGGAAAAAAAGGAATAGGGGAATGTGCCATTTTCAGAGGATTGAGTTTTGATGATCGCCCTGATTATGAAGATAAGTTGAAATGGTTATCTGAAAATATCAATCAAAATCCGGACTTTTTAAAAGAAGAATTAAAAGAATTTCCCTCCATATGGTTTGGGTATGAACAAGCTATTCAGAACTTAAAGTTTGGAGCCAATCTCTATTTTCCAAGTGAGTTTACCGAAGGAAAATCGGCCATTACCATCAATGGATTGATCTGGATGGGTGAGGTTGGGTATATGGAAGAACAGATTCAGGATAAACTGGAAAAAGGATTTCATTGTATCAAATTGAAAATCGGAGTCGATTGGAAATCGGAACATATTATTCTTCAACAATTGAGAGAGAAATTCTCTAAGGAACAACTGGAACTTCGTGTAGACGCTAATGGTGGCTTTACCAAAGAAGAGGCTGTCGTTGTTTTGCAACAGCTGGCAGACTTACATATTCATTCTATTGAACAGCCTATCAAAGCCGGAAACTGGAAGGATATGGCAGAGTTATGTGCTCAGACACCTACACCTATTGCTTTAGATGAAGAATTGATCGGAATTACAGATCCTGAAGAGAAAAAAAAGCTGTTAGAGATTATAAAACCACAATATATCATTCTAAAGCCAGCTTTGGTTGGTGGGTTTGCAGGCTCTGATGAATGGATTGCTCTTTCCGATGAGCTCAATATTGATTGGTGGATTACATCAGCACTAGAAAGTAATATAGGTTTGAATGCTATTGCCCAATATACCTTCACAAAAAAAAGTCCAATGCCACAAGGTTTAGGCACTGGAGCTTTATTTACAAATAATTTCGAATCCAGCTTAGATCTCAGAAATGAGTTGTTGTGGTTCAAAATATAAAAATATTAAGGGCAAGTTGGTTTATCCGAATGTCCCCAATCCCATTCTTTGCAACATCTGGCTCTCTCATCCCAGAGGTTGCAGCCTATGGGTACTACTGGAATATTTCCTCCTTGGATAGTTTTTAGTTCTCCTTTTCTTAGTTTTTTTAGATTTTTCATATGTACATGTATTTTAACATTGATAATTTGTGATGATTTATTAAAGCGCAATACCGCAAAGCTTAAATATCAAGCTTTATCTATCAATAATTTTAAATTTGTTCAGATCTCAGCAATGATCTGTTTAGATTTAAGTATAAAAATGGGTTAACAGGTTCGGTTATCTGGATATTGCCAATCCCATTCTAGACAACATCTGCTTTTGAAATCCCATTCTATGCAGCCTAAAGGTATATCCGGAATATATCCTCCTCCTTTAATGGTTTTTAATACTTTTTTTTCTAGTTTTCTTAGATTTTTCATGATTGATACTTTTAGTAATTAGATGTGATTTTGAATATAATAAAAAGTCCAATGCCACAAAGTTTAGGCATTGGAGCTTATAGGGAGTCATTTAGTATCCATTGTAGTCTCTAAAATGAGCAACTACGGTTCAAAATGTAAAATGTATTTTAGCAATAAGGAGGTGGTGAATCTGGGCAAGTAGTGCCGCCACAGTAACCTTCTGCCCATGCTCTACAGCAGGCTGCGGCCGGATTCCAGTTGTTGCACCCAAGTGGTGGTCTTCCACCTTTAATTTTTTTTAATTCCCCTTTGTTTAATTTTCTTAGATTTTTCATTGTAAATATTTTAATTTGTTTGATAAGTAAATATCCAAAATCATTTTAAATTATACAACAGTAGGTGAATTATTTTATTGATTTTTAACAAGATAATAGAATTTTTATATCAATATTGTAAAATTGAATGTTGGGGTGTATTATCTATCAATAATTATTCATCAGGTCAGTCATGAAGAAAAATCCCTGCACAGCATATGTAGGAATAATAAGGTAAGTTCGAAGGTATTTAAAGAATAAAGTAATTGTGCGGTCGGATAATCTATTATTTTGTGGGTTGTTTGTAATTTAAATCACATCTTTTACGAAAATGGCTTTCTTTATATAATTTAAAATATAAGAAAATCTGTTTTTAATTTTTTTCATGATAAAAAAATTGTAATTCTCTATTATTTGAATTGGCAATCATTATGCCATTGATCAGAGCTGTAGCGACTTTAACATAGGAGTTGATTTTATAAGATTTTTTTAATTAATCATTAAGAAATAATTGTGAAAATATTTTCGTTATTTATTACTCTATTGCTGATAAGATTCCTATCTATTCCATATAAATTTTGAAAAATGTCATTCTGAACCTGTGAGCTGGAGAGGTATCCCCAATGGTTCCCGACTTCATATTTCAAACTGTTCAATACATCATCTTTCACAAAAGTACAGTCGATGATAGAAACAATATCTTTATAAGGACTGATGTCACTTGGTCCGTTCTTACCTAATCGCGGGGTAAGGATATTCTTGGTAAACTGAGAGATTCCGAGAATCAGATCCTGCCTGTTCAGGTAAATAGAAATTCGGTTGGCAAGCAAGGGTAATTTATTAAATGAATCTTCAGAGTCTTCAAATACTTTATAGGATACATCAGCATTCAATAGGATTACCTGATCAATCACTCTGAGAATATTCTCTCTTTAAGACTGTACAGCATACTTTGAAGAACTCTGTTTCCAAGAGAATGAGCCATAATATGAATTCTCTGGTTGCACGGGATCAAATCGCGGTTGGAAAAAATATCCTTTAAAAACTGGGTATAAAAATAGAATAACCTGAGCAATGAGGTTCCGGAGTTGATGCTTGATGCCTTGTCATCAAAATAGCTCAATGGAATAATACTACCAGAAGCCGGCCAGCTCACAAATAAAATATGTTCAACAGGAGAAGCGGGATTGTCAATGAATATTTTTTTTAGATCAAGAATAGCCTTTAATTCATCATCAAAGTCATACAGATAACCATGGATGAATATCAGAACATCACTTCTATCCTTGGTGGCAGACATATTTTTGTATAATTCGTAGAAAAGTCGTTGAGTTCCGCCAAGATTATTGGCTGTGAGAGGCGATTTTTTAATTCCTTTTTCATTCAGTAAAACGTCCAAAACCTCTTGGTATCCTTGTTTTTCTGGCTCAGAAAATAGGTTGTAATTCAGGATGTTTCTGTTGGTGTAATTTTTTTTCTTTTTAGCCGCAGCAGTAGGTTCCTTATAGTTCTCAAAATCACATTTGGCAATTCTGAAATTAGGAATTGAATACTCATCATTGGAAAATGAATCTACTTTTTCCCCCTTATGACGGACGATTTTCCGATTGCTTAAAATATAAACGGCCATGATTAGTTTTTTATAAAGTTAATAAAAATAATGAATCAAAATACCCCTTTCGGGTGATTTGTTGTAAGTCATGGTTTTAGTAATTTTAATATCACTAAAACTAATACCATGAAAGCCTTTATCTACTATGTGGAAAAGATTTATAATACCATTAAAGCGAATGGGATTTATATCTTTCTGTCTGTTTTTTTTGTTTTTTTACTATTTGTAGTTTCAGATGTGAGTAATGATTTTATTTATGCTTTGAGTGATGCAGGGAATCTTCCTAATGTTTTTTATATTGTGTTAGCATTTATATTACTTACTATTTCCTTATGGGTAATTCCTGGCGCATTTTTAAAAACATTTTTAGGTTCTAAAACAGAACCTAAAGTCGTAGAATTTTATTATCGTGGTTTTGAAAAGATTTATAACGGCCGGAGAAACAAAAAAAGAAACCAGATTCCGGTAAAGTATATAGCGATAGCTCCCTGGATTATTTACAACACTACATTGGTAGTGTGTTTGGCAAAATCTTTAGTTGAGTTGATGAATAAGGAGGAGCGTAAGGGGTGGCTGTATAAAGACGGGACATATATTGCTTTATTTGTAGTTATATTGCTTTTATCCTTTACTGTTTTAGCTGTATTAAATCAAAAATCAGGTAAGTTATATCGTCTTTTTATAGCCAATAGAAATTATAAAAGTGTATTGAATGCATTTGTGATGTTTCTTGTGATTTTTATTGCACTTCCGTTAATAGTTTTCATTTTTAAAGATGTACAACTGGAATTAAGTACAGGGAAATCCTATTGCTACTTTTTGATTGCTCTGATTATCTACAATTTCTTATGTATTTTGATGACATTTCTATTTTTGATCTATAAGGAAAAAGAGAGAGCAGATACAAAAGCCAGATATGAATTCAGTAGAAAGATTCATCGAGCAGTACTGATTTTGAGTGGACTTTTTTTATTAATTTTCTGTGTGCTGAGTATATATTCCAAGCTGATCTGGATATCTCCTACCGTGATATTGATTATTGTCTCTGCTGTTTGGTATTGGCCTTCGAATTATTATATACAACTCCAAGAATTATTATTACGATCAATTATAGCAGAAAGAAACCAACAGCTAAGTATGATTGGCAGGAATACATTTTTTTGGGAAGTTTGGTTCTGCTTGCTCTCTATTTTTTACTTCTTGGAGATAAAAAAATCTATTTGATAGAAGGATCAAATAAGGATCTATTTCAATTTAAAAAAAATCCAGATACATTAATAGACAAGAGAGATACCTTAGAAGATAGATTTTGTGAATGGCTACGGCATAACCATCATATTGATGATCCGAATAATAACGAACCTATTGATGTATTTCTTGTTTCCGGGCAAGGAGGCGGTTCTACAGCCGGAACGTGGATGCTTTCAGGGTTACTGAATGCGGATGCTACCAATCCTCAGTTTTATAAAAATATTTTTAGTATTTCCACTGTTTCAGGATCATCGAATGGAGCCAATTTTTACCTGGCTATTAAAACTAATGATGTCTTGTCTGAAGATATAGATGCCAGTTTTATGAAGGAAGAAAGGGATAATATAGTGCGTAAAATTTATAACAGAAACTATTTTAGTAGTAATTTTTTAGGGCTGATGTTTTCTGATTTCACCATTAATCCTCTTATTTCCATTTTCAGTAAAAAGATTGATCGAAATTATATCCTGCAAAAAGAAGAAGCCAATGCAATGGTGGAAGCTGCTGAATTAGTACATGCAAAGAATTTGGAGTCTGTTAGATCTTATTTTGATCAGAATTATTTCAATTTGTGGTATCCTAAAAAGGAGAAGATGAGCTCATTAAGACCTTTAAACCCTTTGCTTTTTCTTAATACAACATTAATGAATACAGGCGAGAAAGCTATTTTTTCTCCTGTTAAGTTTTGTAATCAAGGGATTCGCGCAAAAGATATTGCTGAAGAATTTGCCAAAACAAAAGAAGGTGATAGTAGTTATATTCCCATTTCTGCTGCCGTTGCTCAAAGTCAGGCATTTCCAATATTAAGTACCTATAATTTGGTGCCCGGAACAGGAAATCTTGGTGATGGTGGGTTTTATGAAAACACAGGAACATCTACTACACTTGCTGTTTATAAAAGGCTCAAAAGGTATTATAAAAAAGACCTTGCTGATCTATATCCCAATAGACAAATCCGGTTCATACTTATGTGTTTCATTTCAGAAGATGAAGAAGAATTAAAAAATAAAAAAAATCCAAAACCTGCTCAAGAAAATACCTTTAATGTTTTGGGGAAATCTATGATCTATTATACGATAAGCCAAACGTATAAAACTCCTTTTAAAGGACATGCTGAGGATGCCTTAAAAGCTTTAGAGGAAGAAGTGAATATGTCAAATCAAGAAGAAGGTCGTGTTGATGAATATTTACCCATCAAAAACTCTGAGAAATTTGCTACCACAAGATTGATCAGTAAAAAAACAATTAATGAAATGCTTCAGTATGGAAGAAAAGATAAGGGAGCAGGGGTTATCATTAGTAATTTAAAAAAGATAGAAGCTAGCCGGAATGATTATTTCGCAATCAATAAAGAGATTTCGGAAATCGAAAGAATAGTTCATGCCCAAAAGAATATATATCGTAGTTATGAATTGACCTCTAATGTGAAAAATATGCCAGGTGAATTGGGCGGTAACACTGTAAGAAACAAAAGGTTTTTGGGAGGTATATCGACTGCAATGCGTAAAAATATTTCTGTACCTACTGATAAAAAGGTGTCTACAGTTTACATTAATTATACTAACAATGTTGATGAAAAGCGGGTGAATGATATCAGTAATTATATCCGTAATACAGTAAGCACCACAGTTTCTGAAGAAGGAAAAAACAACAACTATGTGTTTACAGTACCGGGATCTCAGAAAGTTTCTTTCTCAGGAGAAAATACGATCAGGTATTTCAATAAAGGAGATAGTACTTTAGCTAAAAATCTTCAGAAAGAACTTTCTAAAAAAGGAGTTTATTTACGGGTAAAGCCTGCCGGTTCTGAAAAAATATCAACTGTTGCTCCGGAAGGACGATTGGATATTTTAATCAATGATTTAAAAAATTATGAAAAAAGATAGTAAAGCTCTTATGAATTAGAGTTTTCTGAACCCCAAATTTTCCGTAACTTTGTACCACTTTTTTTGCTA
This is a stretch of genomic DNA from Chryseobacterium tructae. It encodes these proteins:
- a CDS encoding aspartate kinase; translated protein: MKIFKFGGASVKDADSVKNVSMVLESQGFAKCLLVISAMGKTTNELEKVVELYFKKDNYQTEIEKIKRKHIEIAEGLFPENHAVFAEINLFFDDIDSFLRRNKSPNYNFVYDQVVSCGEMISTKIVSEYLNEIQFTNQWLDARDYVKTDNSYREGVVDWAKTEEFISHLNPEICYVTQGFIGSDENNFTVTLGREGSDYSGAIFAYCLDAEAMTIWKDVPGVMTGDPRKFNDVSLLSNISYEEAIEMAYYGASVIHPKTLQPLQQKNIPFYVKSFIDPTKEGTKIGASDKNQQEESYILKENQELLKISTRDFSFIAEDHMSLIFGYLSKYKIKVSLMQNSAISLALCLEDKFNHLEELNEELQKIFKTEAIKNVSLFTVRNAKMDHIDRFYHEKNVLLEQISKNTLQMVTQ
- the fbp gene encoding class 1 fructose-bisphosphatase, whose protein sequence is MSNQPLQTLGEFLIDKQDDFQYSTGEFSRLLSAIRLASKVVNREVNKAGIVDITGAAGNQNIQGEEQQKLDVIANEIFITALSQREVVCGIASEENDDFIDIKCGENGHLSKYVVLIDPLDGSSNIDVNVSVGTIFSIYRRVTEPGTPVQLEDFLQKGVNQIAAGYVIYGSSTMIVYTTGNGVNGFTLDPSLGTYYLSHPNMTFPKTGKIYSINEGNYIKFPQGVKNYLKYCQMEEGDRPYTSRYIGSLVADFHRNMLKGGIYIYPSYSQAPNGKLRLLYECNPMAFLAEQAGGKATDGFRRILEVEPTELHQRIPFFCGSIDMVEKAEEFMRIDSVK
- a CDS encoding o-succinylbenzoate synthase: MEASYFKYLLKFKRPSGTSRGVLLDKETFILEISENGKKGIGECAIFRGLSFDDRPDYEDKLKWLSENINQNPDFLKEELKEFPSIWFGYEQAIQNLKFGANLYFPSEFTEGKSAITINGLIWMGEVGYMEEQIQDKLEKGFHCIKLKIGVDWKSEHIILQQLREKFSKEQLELRVDANGGFTKEEAVVVLQQLADLHIHSIEQPIKAGNWKDMAELCAQTPTPIALDEELIGITDPEEKKKLLEIIKPQYIILKPALVGGFAGSDEWIALSDELNIDWWITSALESNIGLNAIAQYTFTKKSPMPQGLGTGALFTNNFESSLDLRNELLWFKI
- a CDS encoding bacteriocin-like protein, with the protein product MKNLKKLRKGELKTIQGGNIPVVPIGCNLWDERARCCKEWDWGHSDKPTCP
- a CDS encoding bacteriocin-like protein — encoded protein: MKNLRKLNKGELKKIKGGRPPLGCNNWNPAAACCRAWAEGYCGGTTCPDSPPPYC
- a CDS encoding alpha/beta hydrolase; protein product: MIDQVILLNADVSYKVFEDSEDSFNKLPLLANRISIYLNRQDLILGISQFTKNILTPRLGKNGPSDISPYKDIVSIIDCTFVKDDVLNSLKYEVGNHWGYLSSSQVQNDIFQNLYGIDRNLISNRVINNENIFTIIS
- a CDS encoding alpha/beta hydrolase; the protein is MAVYILSNRKIVRHKGEKVDSFSNDEYSIPNFRIAKCDFENYKEPTAAAKKKKNYTNRNILNYNLFSEPEKQGYQEVLDVLLNEKGIKKSPLTANNLGGTQRLFYELYKNMSATKDRSDVLIFIHGYLYDFDDELKAILDLKKIFIDNPASPVEHILFVSWPASGSIIPLSYFDDKASSINSGTSLLRLFYFYTQFLKDIFSNRDLIPCNQRIHIMAHSLGNRVLQSMLYSLKERIFSE